The following are encoded in a window of Manihot esculenta cultivar AM560-2 chromosome 8, M.esculenta_v8, whole genome shotgun sequence genomic DNA:
- the LOC110620028 gene encoding fatty acyl-CoA reductase 2, chloroplastic, protein MGSLFLNSPTLATNKLAKLSGKFQWCFLRRKKMSSSSIVYCQGGGKAIRSSGFSSVLTERSSSTLVGDDHAAAVIDAGSLVLSPNGNKGQSEISIKDFDSYGGTTSSSLVEIQEGIGIVKFLGGKGFFITGATGFLAKVLIEKILRTMPDVGKIYVLIKAKNMEAAMARLKSEIINAELFKCLQQTYGKSYQTFMLSKLVPVVGNVCESNLGLEEDLANLIANEIDVIVNSAANTTFDERYDVAIDINTRGPCHLMSFAKKCQKLKLFLQVSTAYVNGQRQGRIMEKPFCIGDCIARESFGDFVSENTPRFPPTLDVENEMKLALNSKETFQENDLAQKMKELGLQRARKFGWQDTYVFTKAMGEMMIDSLRGDIPVVIIRPSVIESTCREPFPGWMEGNRMMDPIILYYGKGQLTGFLVDPNGVLDVVPADMVVNATLAAIARHGMVQKSGINVYQIASSVVNPLAFEDLAKLLYEHYNSTPYMDSKGSPIHVPSMKLFKSMEDFSDHLWRDVIQRNGLAELASSDRKLSLKHEFICRKSVEQAKYLANIYEPYTFYGGRFDNSNTQRLIESMSENEKKKFGFDVESIDWRDYITNVHIPGLRRHVLKGRGMCS, encoded by the exons ATGGGGTCTTTGTTCCTCAATTCTCCCACACTTGCAACTAATAAACTTGCTAAACTCTCTGGTAAATTTCAATGGTGTTTCTTGAGGAGGAAGAAGATGAGTTCTAGCTCTATTGTTTATTGCCAAGGTGGTGGAAAGGCAATAAGATCTAGTGGATTCTCTTCAGTTTTGACAGAAAGATCATCATCAACCCTAGTTGGTGATGATCATGCTGCAGCTGTGATTGATGCAGGAAGCTTGGTTTTGTCCCCAAATGGAAACAAGGGCCAATCTGAAATTTCTATTAAGGATTTTGATTCTTATGGTGGAACAACTAGCTCTTCTCTTGTTGAGATTCAAGAAGGCATTGGCATTGTCAAATTTCTTGGAGGAAAAGGATTTTTTATCACTGGTGCAACTGGGTTCCTGGCAAAAG TCCTTATAGAGAAAATTCTTCGGACCATGCCTGATGTTGGAAAGATATATGTTCTGATCAAGGCTAAAAACATGGAAGCTGCAATGGCAAGATTAAAAAGTGAA ATAATAAATGCAGAGCTGTTCAAGTGCCTTCAACAAACCTATGGAAAATCCTACCAAACTTTCATGTTGAGCAAATTAGTCCCTGTGGTTGGCAATGTCTGTGAATCTAATCTTGGGTTGGAAGAAGATTTAGCCAACTTGATTGCCAATGAAATTGATGTGATTGTTAATTCTGCAGCTAACACAACTTTTGATGAGAG GTATGATGTTGCCATTGACATCAACACAAGGGGACCTTGCCACCTTATGAGCTTTGCAAAGAAGTGCCAAAAGCTCAAGCTCTTCCTGCAAGTATCAACTG CTTATGTTAATGGACAAAGACAAGGAAGAATCATGGAAAAGCCATTCTGTATTGGAGACTGCATAGCAAGGGAAAGTTTCGGAGATTTCGTCTCTGAAAATACACCAAGATTTCCACCAACTTTAGATGttgaaaatgaaatgaaattagCTTTGAATTCCAAAGAAACTTTCCAAGAAAATGATTTGGCTCAAAAGATGAAAGAGTTGGGTTTACAAAG GGCAAGAAAATTTGGGTGGCAAGACACATATGTCTTCACAAAAGCAATGGGGGAAATGATGATTGATAGCTTGAGAGGAGATATACCAGTGGTCATAATTCGGCCGAGTGTAATCGAAAGCACTTGCAGAGAGCCATTTCCAGGATGGATGGAAGGAAATAG GATGATGGATCCAATAATTTTGTACTACGGAAAAGGTCAACTCACAGGATTCCTAGTGGACCCAAATGGGGTTCTTGATGTA GTCCCAGCAGATATGGTGGTTAATGCAACCTTAGCAGCAATAGCAAGGCatggaatggttcaaaaatcaGGCATAAATGTCTACCAAATTGCTTCATCAGTTGTAAATCCACTAGCTTTTGAAGACTTGGCTAAACTCCTCTATGAACATTACAATTCAACTCCATACATGGACTCCAAGGGCAGTCCGATCCACGTTCCATCGATGAAGCTCTTCAAATCCATGGAAGATTTCTCTGATCATCTCTGGAGAGATGTGATTCAACGAAACGGGTTAGCCGAATTAGCCTCATCAGATAGGAAGCTGTCTCTAAAACATGAATTTATCTGCAGAAAATCAGTAGAGCAAGCTAAGTATTTGGCTAATATTTATGAACCATACACTTTCTATGGTGGAAG ATTTGATAACAGCAACACTCAGAGATTGATTGAGAGCATGTCTGAAAATGAGAAGAAGAAATTTGGATTTGATGTGGAGAGTATTGATTGGAGAGATTATATTACAAATGTTCATATTCCTGGTTTAAGGAGGCATGTCTTGAAGGGAAGAGGGATGTGTAGCTGA